The Stomoxys calcitrans chromosome 3, idStoCalc2.1, whole genome shotgun sequence genome includes a region encoding these proteins:
- the LOC131996192 gene encoding uncharacterized protein LOC131996192: MSSSSYCPAYWITLLAILPLTPASYTAPTNASVTSFISPTVTPCFPNGAANTRLRALLSRCSAYLGVDGPPPSLATPAPPSTTAAALALPPAPSTPPAVLRLPDGNSPPPATTFPPFPTATPGEPSFRRFPSSPPLPLDNKSTDSFLIIIPPARATDESVLIPPSEVPPPPTLPFFPLLLFTIPNSPFQSSSV, encoded by the coding sequence ATGAGCAGCTCCTCATACTGCCCAGCATACTGGATAACCCTTCTCGCCATACTCCCACTCACACCAGCCTCATACACAGCACCCACCAACGCATCCGTCACCTCCTTCATCTCCCCTACCGTGACGCCTTGCTTCCCCAACGGTGCAGCAAATACCCGCCTGCGAGCCCTACTCTCCCGCTGCTCCGCCTACCTCGGAGTCGATGGACCCCCACCTTCACTGGCAACACCAGCACCGCCATCAACCACCGCCGCCGCACTGGCACTACCACCAGCGCCATCAACCCCACCAGCTGTCCTCCGACTACCAGATGGCAATTCACCACCACCTGCCACCACCTTCCCCCCCTTCCCAACCGCCACACCAGGCGAACCCAGTTTCAGGCGCTTCCCATCCTCGCCTCCACTGCCACTGGACAACAAGTCCACTGACTCCTTCCTCATCATCATCCCTCCAGCCCGAGCCACCGACGAATCGGTGCTAATCCCACCATCCGAGGTCCCCCCACCTCCTACACTCCCCTTCTTCCCCTTGCTCCTCTTCACCATACCAAATTCTCCTTTCCAAAGCTCCTCCGTCTAA